Proteins co-encoded in one Nitratireductor kimnyeongensis genomic window:
- a CDS encoding gamma carbonic anhydrase family protein: MPIYALAGESPIFEDRETNWIAPDASVIGRVRLGRNAGIWFGAVLRGDNEPIEIGENTNIQEHSVLHTDMGFPLIIGRGCTIGHRAILHGCRIGENSLIGMGAIVLNGAEIGKNCLVGAGALVTENKKIPDNSLVVGAPSKVVRELDDEAIRGLQWSSTHYVENAKRFLKDLNPA; this comes from the coding sequence ACCAACTGGATCGCACCGGATGCATCGGTCATCGGCCGCGTGCGCCTTGGCCGCAACGCCGGCATATGGTTTGGTGCGGTGCTGCGTGGTGACAACGAGCCCATCGAGATCGGGGAGAACACCAACATCCAGGAGCATTCGGTGCTGCATACGGATATGGGTTTTCCGCTCATCATCGGACGTGGCTGTACCATTGGACACAGGGCGATACTGCACGGTTGCAGGATTGGCGAGAACAGCCTGATCGGGATGGGCGCAATCGTCCTGAACGGAGCGGAAATCGGCAAAAATTGTCTGGTGGGCGCCGGGGCTCTGGTGACTGAAAACAAGAAAATCCCGGACAATTCGCTTGTGGTGGGGGCGCCTTCGAAAGTGGTGAGAGAACTCGATGATGAGGCCATACGCGGCCTTCAATGGTCATCGACTCATTATGTTGAAAATGCAAAGCGCTTCTTGAAAGATCTGAATCCCGCCTGA